A stretch of the Planktothricoides raciborskii GIHE-MW2 genome encodes the following:
- a CDS encoding CHAT domain-containing protein produces MKLIKLVIFVFAFFLGILLTIIPQLYWVNQARSHSVVFPENFADETREIGFAAGDLVKEGRNYYEAGQYNQAVILWQEALNKFTAEGNLLPQAQILSFLSLSYQRLGDYAAASEAIAHSKEILHSLDDRENNENLAIIFAQIFNTEGRLQFQQGNSEAAWETWQKATAAYRQAEDRSGIIFSQINQVRALESLGLYRRALKLLEEIKLSLNEQTDPALKSSVLLALADLLRETGSVEQSNLLLQEALAIAHPTISPIQKSEILMSLGNNARTLNNLSAALDFYQQAETLAERNGAELLKIQIQLNHIGLLVENADWQKAEILAQNIPAPLSNLPDSRPAIYAQVNLANNLVCLAQKNTNCLHKNTHYVGEYGQFFSPINPHTKQQIEHPIQLLDTAVQSARNLADYRAESYALGSLGAIYEELNQQKLAQEYTELGLNIAQSLQLSDIAYEWQWQLGRLLTYQGRISEAIAAYTEAVKTLQSLRSDLVATNQEIQFSFRETVEPLYRQLVELLIQPTTDAAGGIASKEISQENLKQARETIEALQLAELDNFFRDACLDAKPQQVDQVDPNSAVIYPIILPNELAVILSIPGQPLSYYQTKLAQGKVESTLLELQKSLNPAFSSKQRLTLSEQVYDWLIRPAELQLAENSVNTLVFVLDGMLRNLPMAALYDGQKYLVEKYGIALTPGLQLLEPSPLQPEKLKILAGGLTEARQGFPALPGVESELQEISHKIQGENLLDQEFTKVNLLKQLDRLDFPVVHLATHGQFSSNPEQTFILTWDDKLKVKDFENLLKNRSTAATTPIELLVLSACQTAAGDQRAALGLAGVAVRSGARTTLATLWSVNDQSTANLVAEFYRSLLGTQDAVTPGNDSVGASGRITKAEALRQAQLKLLNDSAYQHPYYWAPFVLVGNWL; encoded by the coding sequence ATGAAGTTAATCAAATTAGTGATATTTGTTTTTGCATTTTTTTTAGGAATTTTATTAACGATAATTCCTCAGCTTTATTGGGTTAATCAGGCGCGAAGTCATTCCGTGGTTTTTCCCGAAAATTTTGCCGATGAAACCAGAGAAATTGGTTTTGCTGCTGGCGATTTGGTCAAAGAAGGCAGGAACTATTATGAGGCTGGGCAGTACAATCAGGCGGTAATTTTATGGCAAGAAGCCCTTAATAAATTTACGGCAGAGGGAAATTTGTTGCCACAAGCCCAAATCTTAAGTTTTCTGTCTTTGTCCTATCAAAGATTAGGGGATTATGCCGCCGCTAGTGAGGCGATCGCCCACAGTAAAGAAATTTTGCATTCCCTTGACGATCGGGAAAATAACGAAAATTTAGCCATCATTTTCGCCCAAATTTTCAATACCGAGGGCCGGTTACAATTTCAACAAGGAAATAGCGAGGCAGCTTGGGAAACTTGGCAAAAAGCAACGGCTGCTTATCGGCAAGCGGAGGATCGTTCCGGGATTATTTTTAGTCAAATTAATCAAGTCAGGGCGTTAGAATCTTTGGGGTTATATCGGCGAGCCCTGAAACTTTTAGAAGAGATTAAACTGAGCCTGAATGAACAAACAGATCCGGCTTTAAAATCATCGGTTTTATTGGCTTTGGCTGATTTACTGAGAGAAACTGGGTCTGTGGAGCAATCTAATCTTTTGTTACAGGAAGCATTGGCGATCGCCCATCCTACCATTTCCCCGATTCAAAAAAGTGAAATTTTGATGAGTTTGGGAAATAATGCGAGAACTTTGAATAATCTCTCTGCGGCTTTAGATTTTTATCAACAAGCGGAAACCCTGGCGGAAAGAAATGGGGCTGAACTGCTGAAAATTCAAATCCAACTAAATCACATCGGTCTATTAGTGGAAAATGCTGATTGGCAAAAAGCAGAGATTTTGGCGCAAAATATCCCCGCACCTTTAAGCAATTTACCGGACAGTCGTCCAGCAATTTATGCTCAGGTCAATTTGGCTAATAATTTAGTATGTTTGGCGCAAAAAAATACAAATTGCTTACATAAAAATACTCACTATGTGGGAGAATATGGTCAATTTTTTAGCCCCATTAATCCGCATACGAAACAACAGATAGAGCATCCTATTCAGTTATTAGACACGGCGGTGCAATCTGCCCGAAATTTGGCAGATTACCGCGCTGAATCTTATGCTTTGGGAAGTTTGGGGGCAATTTATGAAGAACTAAATCAACAAAAGTTAGCTCAAGAATATACTGAGTTAGGGTTAAATATTGCCCAGTCCCTTCAATTATCGGATATTGCCTATGAATGGCAATGGCAATTAGGCCGTTTGTTAACGTATCAAGGTCGTATTTCCGAGGCGATCGCGGCTTACACTGAAGCCGTCAAAACCTTACAATCTTTACGCAGTGATTTAGTAGCCACTAACCAAGAAATTCAGTTTTCTTTTCGGGAAACTGTCGAACCACTTTATCGGCAGCTTGTAGAATTATTAATCCAACCGACCACTGATGCGGCAGGAGGAATTGCCAGTAAAGAAATTTCTCAAGAAAACCTCAAACAAGCCCGTGAAACTATTGAAGCATTGCAACTGGCAGAACTGGACAATTTCTTTCGGGATGCTTGTTTAGATGCCAAACCCCAACAAGTCGATCAAGTCGATCCGAATTCAGCGGTGATTTACCCGATTATTTTACCCAACGAGTTAGCAGTGATTTTATCTATTCCCGGACAACCTTTAAGCTATTATCAAACCAAACTTGCTCAAGGGAAAGTAGAAAGCACTCTGCTGGAATTACAAAAATCACTCAATCCGGCTTTTTCGAGCAAGCAACGATTGACTTTATCTGAACAAGTTTATGACTGGCTGATTCGTCCGGCAGAATTGCAGTTAGCAGAAAATAGCGTGAATACACTGGTGTTTGTCCTTGACGGAATGTTGCGAAATTTGCCAATGGCTGCCCTATATGATGGGCAAAAGTATTTAGTAGAAAAATACGGTATTGCCCTAACTCCAGGGTTGCAATTGCTGGAACCTTCGCCGTTACAACCGGAGAAGCTAAAAATTTTAGCTGGCGGTTTGACCGAAGCCCGTCAAGGATTTCCGGCGTTGCCTGGGGTTGAGTCCGAATTACAGGAAATTTCCCATAAAATCCAGGGAGAAAATTTGCTGGATCAAGAGTTTACCAAAGTCAATTTACTCAAGCAACTCGATCGCTTGGATTTTCCTGTTGTTCACCTGGCGACTCATGGTCAGTTTAGTTCTAATCCCGAACAGACTTTTATCCTTACTTGGGACGATAAGCTGAAGGTTAAAGATTTTGAGAATCTATTAAAAAATCGCTCAACTGCTGCCACGACTCCCATTGAGTTATTGGTTCTCAGTGCTTGTCAAACCGCTGCGGGGGATCAACGGGCGGCTTTGGGTTTGGCTGGGGTGGCAGTGCGATCGGGGGCTCGCACGACTTTGGCAACTCTCTGGTCGGTGAATGACCAGTCAACGGCGAATTTGGTGGCTGAGTTTTATCGTTCTTTGCTCGGAACGCAAGATGCTGTGACTCCGGGCAATGATTCGGTGGGGGCTTCCGGGAGGATTACCAAAGCTGAGGCTTTGCGCCAAGCTCAGTTAAAGTTGCTGAATGATTCAGCGTATCAGCATCCTTATTATTGGGCTCCGTTTGTGCTGGTGGGCAATTGGTTGTAG